TCCCGCAATCACATAGCCTGCCCGATTCTGTTGAGCTTATGCACATGGCGACGGCATAGAGACTGCATCTGTAAGTGTGAAATATACTGTAACCGAAGCGGTCACGAATAGTCGTGATCCAAGAGATGGGAGGGTGCCATCATGGGTCGTAAGAAAAAGGACAACTACAAGATGCCGAAAAAAACTTACTGGCATCTGTATTCACTGCAAACGCTTAACACCGAAAAGTTTATCTCTGTGGTAAACAAAATACTCAAAGAGGAGTATAATCTTATAAAATAGTTAAATCCTTACTGTTCAAGCTTAAAGAAATAGTGGATTCTGCCGTTATATATTATGTGAATTCATATATTAAAAAATTGCTTGACAGTGAAATTGAGTAAGTTTATTATAGCGGGAAGTTTACCAGAAGGTTTTCCGCTGAAAGAACAATTTTTAACGGATTAAAGGATGAGTAAAGGAAAATACTCAATTATCATCGTTCCCTCAGACGGTGGCAGAACTTACAATCTCTCAGTCTCGAGTCTGTTGCTGAACGTTGTACTGGTAATTGGTATCGCTTACTTCGTCCTCAACGGTTTCTTCGCCTACGGTTTCTTCTCCAAGGAATACCAGCAGAAAACGATCGCCGACCTGATCAAGGAAAACGATTACCTGACTTCGCGCATCAAGCGCTTCTCGGGCGTGATGGAAGACCTGCGCAGTGAGTATTCGTATATTGTGGAGAAAGAAAAAGAGATCCGTACGATCTTCGACCTGCCTGAAGTCAATCCACAGGAACGCGCGCTGGGTATTGGCGGTCCGGTATTTGTACCGGAAGAACCTCCCAGCTATGCTCGCCAGATAACATATGACACCGAGAACCGTCTGGACGAACTGGTCAGGCTGTCATCCTTTGAGTCGGAACAGTTCGACACGATCTTCCGGACATTGATGGATCGGAAAGATGAACTCGATCATATCCCATCGATCATGCCGGCTCCGGGTTATGTAACCCGCAGTTTCGGGGTGCTTCCAGATCCGTTTACCGGGATCAAGCGGATGCATAACGGAATCGATGTCTGCAACCGCGACGGTACCCCGATCTATGCCAGCGCCGATGGCAAGGTTGAAGCGATCCGCACGCTGGGTCACCTCGGCAGAACCATCATTGTCGACCATGGCAACGGTATCAAAACCTACTATGGGCATATCTCGAAAGCGACCGCCAAAAGAGGCCAGGAGGTCAAGCGCGGTGAAAAGATAGCGGAGATGGGCAATTCCGGTCGCTCCACCGGGCCTCACCTGCATTACTCGGTCCGAATCAATGGCAAATTCGTCAACCCGATGGACTACATCTTCAATCGCACCTGGCTGGCTGAAAAATAGCATTTTCCTCTTTTTTTTAGTTGAATCCTTACAAAATCAGTATAATATTACCTCCGCACACAGGATAAACTGATATGCGAAGGTCGGTCTTTGCGAAGTGAGCCAAGCCAAACATTTTCTTGATCTTAAATCATATCTGGAACCGGCCTGTGAGAAGTTTGTTAAGAAATATGAACCTTTTTAGTGGGATTTAGCGGAAGGGTCAATAGATGAGTAGAGATAAATCAAAGGGACGCAACGATAAAGATGAGGTTCGGGGTAACCGCCGAGCCCCCCGCAGGAAGAAAAATCCGTTGCGGGAGAGCGATAAGTTCGAGAACGAGACGATCGGCATTATCGAGCGCGCCAAGGATGGCGAAGACCGCGCCATGGACGAGCTGATAGAGCGTTACAAGAGGCAGGTGGCGGCGATTGCTTTTCGCATGGTGGGTGATTACGATGAGGCTGAGGATATTTCCCAGATGGTTTTCGTCAAAACTGCCGGCAATCTTTCCAAATTCGATACCTCCAAACGATTTTCAACCTGGCTGTACCGGATTACAGTCAATGCCACGATAGACTTCATGCGCAAGTATCGCCGTCACAAGCATGAGCTCTTGGACAACTACAGCGATTCACTGGAAAACGAAGATGATAACCCGGAAGATATTCTCAACCGCAAAAAGCTTCGTAAAGTGATCATGAAGGCGACCGAATCGCTCAATGACAAGCAGAAAAAGGCGTTTGTGCTACGCGACCTCGAGGGTCATCATATCGACGAGGTCTCGGAGATCATGGATATGCCCGAGGCGACAGTACGCTGGTACCTGCACAGGGCCAGGATCAAGCTCAGGAAGGAACTCAGGAGAAAGTACCCCGACGATTTGGGCGGGGTTGGATCGATTGGCCAGAGCAATTAGCTGAGTATCTTTTGCTCGTTTAAGGTATCGTCCTTGAGCATCGCTTCTCTGAGAACCGGATGAGTGCGCTGATTCTCACCGGTAGGCTTATAGTTGCGGATATCTGTCACGACTTTGACCGCGGGAAGGGCATCCTCGAGCCCGTAACCCTTACCATCCAGGATATTCTGATAAACCACCGTATGCAGGTCGGTAAATCCGCCCGAGAACTCGATTTCCTCGCCGTTCATGGTCAATGAGCGGTAGCTGGGTATCCCCTGTTCCTTAGCGATCTGCGGCAGATCGGCACGGTCAATCGACAAAAACCATTTGACCCGGGCACGCTCGAGCTCAAGGTAACCACCGGTCTTAAACTGTGATGAATAGTGGACTTCGTTGACCTGAACTTCCCCGAAAAGCCACATCAGAAGGTCAAAAAAGTGGATACCGATATTGGTTGCCAGTCCTCCCGAAAGCTGAACCTGCCCCTTCCATGAGTAATGGTACCAGGGCCCGCGGGGAGTGATATAGATAAGCTCGATATCGGTTTTATCGGCCTGCTTCATGCCGTCCAGTTTTTCCTTGAGCGCTATGATTGACTTATGGTGCCGGAGCTGTAAAACTGTGAAAACTTTTTTTTCGCGCTCTTTTTCGAATTCCTGAAGAGCGTCGACATTTTTGGGGCTGAGTACTATCGGCTTCTCGCAGATCGCGTGTGCGCCGACCCTGAGGGCGAAACGGATATGGGCGTCGTGCAGGTAATTGGGCGAACAGATGCTGATGTAATCGACCTTATGCTCGGGACCTTTACGGCGCATTTTTTCGAGATGGCGATCGAATCGCTCAAACTCGGTGAAAAAAGCGACATCCGTAAAATCGCGATCCAGGATACCGACTGAATCATGCGGATCCATGGCCGCCACCAAAACATTTCCGGTATCTTTTATCGCTTTCAAATGACGCGGGGCGACATAACCCGCACAGCCCATAATCGCAAATCTCTTCGACATCCGTTCTACCTCCATTTGATAATCCGAATAGCGCATTGTAATAATATTCCCGTCCGCTGACAAGATCAATTTCGACTAAGGATAAAATCAGACTGCTTTCAGGCCTGAAAAACGGCTCAAAGCGCGAATTCATATACTTGATTTTTATGCTCCTGTTTTTGATTAATTTCAAAATCGGCATAAATATTCCATAAACTGCTTTAAACCATTCGTAATTTTTATGTTAGAGAGGAAGCCGGAAACATTTCCGCCTACATTTGAAAATTAAATATTCTATCTGATAATATAAAGAATTCGCTTTGTTTTCGCTGATTTTTAATTATAATATTATAGTGTACTGGCCTGAAGGACCTGCAATTGGAAAAAAATCGTGATGAATCATCATCGCCTGTATATTACTGCGACCGTATGAAGGCTGAATTTAATTCAATAATAATAGCTGTTTAAACATATCAACTTATCAAAATCGGAGGTTGTTTTGAGGAGACTGTTTGCAGGATTAACCCTGCTGATCTTTGTATTGGCAGGTTTCTCATCAATTTCAATGGCCGCGGAATCGGTGGTATTTTCCAATGCCAAATCCGGGGTCAACCTGGTTTCCGAGGACGACTATGGAGTAGTCCTCAAGATGGAAATCGGCCAGATCGAACTTCATTCGATCGCAACCAAGGCGGGCGACTTCACGCTTATGAACATCCCCGGCTTCACGCGATCATACAATATCGGTGAGCCCAATCTGCCGATGGCCAACAGGCTTTTGTCGATTCCGTTTGGAAGCGACCTGAAAGTCCAGATCATGAATACAGCGTACGAGGATATTTCGCTCTCCGACCTGGGTATCACGGACCCGATTATCCCGGCCCAGCCGCCTCTGTCCAAGTCGGATGATCCGGCTTCGGTGCCGTTTGAGTACAACGCTGATGCCTATTCTCAAGATGACTGGTATGCCCTTCCGATGGCTTCCAGCGAGGTTCTGGGCACCATGCGTGCGGTTCACCTGGGACGCGTTTCGCTTTCCCCGGTGCAGTACAACCCGGTCACCAACACGATCCGGGTCTACACTGAGCTGGAAGTCCGGGTTGAATATCTGCATCCGGATTTCGCCCTGACTCAGGAGATGAGGGAGAAATATCATTCACCGGTGTTTGATGTCGCCTACTCGAAGGTGATCAATTACAAGTCGCCGACTGCCGAACCCGGTCTCAAGGCCGACCTGGTCAGATATCCGATCAAATATGTGATCGTTTCAGATCCGGCTTTTGAAACCATGTTACAGCCGTTTATCGAGTGGAAGAAGAAAAAAGGTTTCATGGTGGTCGAAGCTTATACCGACGACATCGGTTCCAGCAACAGCGCAATCACGACTTATCTCGAAAACCTTTACAACAATGCCAATCCGCCGGAAGACCCGGCCCCGTCATTTGTTTTGATCGTGGGTGATGACGACCAGATCCCGGCCCATCCGGGAACGGCATCATCGCATATCTCCGATCTGTACTTCTGCGAGTATTCGACTCCGGGCGATGTCTATCCGGAAGTTTACTACGGTCGTTTTTCCGCGCAGGATTCGGCCCAGCTTCAGCCGCAGATCGACAAAACACTCGA
This DNA window, taken from Candidatus Zixiibacteriota bacterium, encodes the following:
- a CDS encoding peptidoglycan DD-metalloendopeptidase family protein; its protein translation is MSKGKYSIIIVPSDGGRTYNLSVSSLLLNVVLVIGIAYFVLNGFFAYGFFSKEYQQKTIADLIKENDYLTSRIKRFSGVMEDLRSEYSYIVEKEKEIRTIFDLPEVNPQERALGIGGPVFVPEEPPSYARQITYDTENRLDELVRLSSFESEQFDTIFRTLMDRKDELDHIPSIMPAPGYVTRSFGVLPDPFTGIKRMHNGIDVCNRDGTPIYASADGKVEAIRTLGHLGRTIIVDHGNGIKTYYGHISKATAKRGQEVKRGEKIAEMGNSGRSTGPHLHYSVRINGKFVNPMDYIFNRTWLAEK
- a CDS encoding sigma-70 family RNA polymerase sigma factor, yielding MSRDKSKGRNDKDEVRGNRRAPRRKKNPLRESDKFENETIGIIERAKDGEDRAMDELIERYKRQVAAIAFRMVGDYDEAEDISQMVFVKTAGNLSKFDTSKRFSTWLYRITVNATIDFMRKYRRHKHELLDNYSDSLENEDDNPEDILNRKKLRKVIMKATESLNDKQKKAFVLRDLEGHHIDEVSEIMDMPEATVRWYLHRARIKLRKELRRKYPDDLGGVGSIGQSN
- a CDS encoding oxidoreductase, whose protein sequence is MSKRFAIMGCAGYVAPRHLKAIKDTGNVLVAAMDPHDSVGILDRDFTDVAFFTEFERFDRHLEKMRRKGPEHKVDYISICSPNYLHDAHIRFALRVGAHAICEKPIVLSPKNVDALQEFEKEREKKVFTVLQLRHHKSIIALKEKLDGMKQADKTDIELIYITPRGPWYHYSWKGQVQLSGGLATNIGIHFFDLLMWLFGEVQVNEVHYSSQFKTGGYLELERARVKWFLSIDRADLPQIAKEQGIPSYRSLTMNGEEIEFSGGFTDLHTVVYQNILDGKGYGLEDALPAVKVVTDIRNYKPTGENQRTHPVLREAMLKDDTLNEQKILS